In Candidatus Promineifilum breve, one genomic interval encodes:
- a CDS encoding DUF1294 domain-containing protein: MRNRSFTIFGGLAAILAAALFLVLNQSLAIAWYWNWLIAVNLIALVFYRYDKAAATARRGRIPERVLHLLALAGGFVGALLGIRRFRHKSNASAHPEFVPIIVISALIWAVIIYFSWAGIP, from the coding sequence ATGAGGAACCGCAGTTTCACTATCTTTGGTGGGTTGGCCGCCATTCTGGCGGCGGCACTGTTTCTGGTTCTGAATCAGTCGTTAGCCATCGCCTGGTACTGGAATTGGCTGATTGCCGTGAATCTCATCGCCCTTGTTTTCTATCGCTATGACAAGGCAGCGGCCACAGCCAGGCGTGGTCGAATTCCCGAACGGGTGCTCCATCTATTAGCCCTGGCCGGGGGGTTTGTCGGGGCGTTGCTGGGCATCCGGCGATTTCGCCACAAGAGCAACGCCAGTGCCCATCCGGAGTTTGTGCCGATTATCGTAATCAGCGCTCTGATTTGGGCCGTGATCATTTACTTTTCGTGGGCCGGGATTCCGTAA
- a CDS encoding dodecin family protein: MSVYKMIEVIGTSPTSWEEAARVAIETAGESLRDLRVAEITKLDVRLDDGEIVEYRARVMISFKFEASEE, translated from the coding sequence ATGAGTGTCTACAAGATGATTGAAGTGATCGGCACCAGCCCGACGTCGTGGGAAGAAGCCGCGCGGGTAGCCATCGAGACGGCCGGCGAATCGCTGCGCGATCTGCGCGTGGCCGAGATCACCAAGCTCGACGTGCGCCTCGATGACGGCGAGATCGTTGAATATCGCGCACGAGTGATGATCTCCTTCAAGTTTGAGGCATCGGAAGAGTAG
- the gpmI gene encoding 2,3-bisphosphoglycerate-independent phosphoglycerate mutase, translated as MKSYRPVALIILDGWGIREMEHGNAVVQARTPNFDRWLSTGERSIVDASGEAVGLPDGQMGNSEVGHLNLGAGRIIYQDLTRINLAIDRGDFFNNDVLLETLAGVKARGDKLHLIGLLGEGGVHSHSKHLYALLMAAEKAGIEPILHVITDGRDTPPESAMRYARELEEYLAANHPGIIASVTGRYYIMDRDKRWARTEIGYRDVALHDGYHETAESPMRSAPSLTAALENSYREKVTDEFVLPVALDTGARNVLVEPGDALIFFNFRADRMRQIVAAFALPEHDGFPHDYIPNLDIVTMTNYDPTLPVKVLFPEVDITNPLAEVISEAGLRQFHAAETEKYAHVTYFFNGGVEVMFAGEERHLEPSPKVPTYDLQPEMSARPLAEAVINRVNSGDDSFILVNFANPDMVGHTGILSAAIKAVETVDECAGKLVEAITAKGGVAIVTADHGNCERMIDEVTGEPHTYHTTQPVSLFVIGDRYFNLRPRGILADVSPTILHLMGVPKPTEMTGRSLIDE; from the coding sequence ATGAAATCCTATCGCCCGGTTGCGCTCATTATCCTTGACGGCTGGGGTATTCGCGAGATGGAACACGGTAATGCGGTCGTCCAGGCGCGCACGCCGAATTTTGATCGCTGGCTGAGTACGGGGGAGCGTTCCATCGTCGACGCCTCGGGCGAGGCCGTGGGCTTGCCCGACGGCCAGATGGGCAACTCGGAAGTCGGCCATCTCAACCTGGGCGCGGGGCGCATTATCTATCAGGACCTCACCCGGATCAATCTGGCGATCGATCGCGGCGACTTCTTCAACAATGACGTCTTGCTAGAGACGCTGGCCGGCGTCAAGGCGCGCGGGGACAAGCTGCACCTGATCGGCCTGTTGGGCGAGGGCGGCGTCCATAGCCACAGCAAGCATCTCTACGCCTTGCTGATGGCCGCCGAGAAGGCCGGTATCGAGCCGATCCTCCACGTCATCACCGACGGCCGCGACACGCCGCCGGAGAGCGCCATGCGCTATGCCCGCGAACTGGAAGAATATCTGGCCGCCAACCATCCCGGCATCATCGCTTCCGTAACCGGGCGCTACTACATTATGGATCGCGACAAGCGCTGGGCCAGAACGGAGATCGGTTATCGCGACGTGGCCCTCCACGATGGCTACCATGAAACGGCCGAAAGTCCGATGCGCAGCGCGCCGTCGCTGACCGCCGCGCTGGAGAACTCCTATCGTGAAAAGGTGACCGATGAGTTCGTTTTGCCGGTGGCCCTCGACACCGGCGCGCGCAACGTCCTGGTGGAACCCGGCGATGCTCTCATCTTCTTCAACTTCCGCGCCGACCGCATGCGCCAGATCGTGGCTGCCTTTGCTCTGCCGGAGCACGACGGCTTTCCCCACGACTACATCCCCAACCTCGACATCGTGACCATGACCAACTACGACCCGACCCTGCCGGTGAAGGTCCTGTTTCCTGAGGTTGACATCACCAACCCGCTGGCCGAGGTCATCAGCGAGGCCGGCCTGCGTCAATTCCATGCCGCCGAGACGGAGAAGTACGCCCACGTCACCTATTTCTTCAACGGTGGCGTGGAGGTGATGTTTGCCGGCGAGGAGCGCCATCTGGAGCCGTCGCCGAAAGTGCCGACCTATGACTTGCAGCCGGAGATGAGCGCCCGCCCGCTGGCCGAGGCGGTCATCAACCGGGTCAACAGCGGCGACGACAGCTTTATCCTGGTCAACTTCGCCAACCCCGACATGGTGGGCCACACCGGTATCCTGTCGGCGGCCATCAAGGCGGTGGAGACGGTCGATGAATGCGCCGGCAAGCTGGTCGAGGCCATTACGGCCAAGGGTGGGGTCGCCATTGTCACCGCCGACCACGGCAATTGCGAGCGCATGATCGACGAGGTGACCGGCGAACCGCATACTTATCATACCACTCAACCCGTCTCGCTGTTCGTCATCGGCGACCGCTATTTCAACTTGCGACCGCGCGGCATATTGGCCGACGTCTCGCCCACCATTCTCCATCTGATGGGTGTCCCCAAGCCGACCGAGATGACCGGCCGCAGTTTGATCGATGAGTGA
- a CDS encoding GNAT family N-acetyltransferase — translation MYTLRPATEADYDFLYALHCAAIREYVEPIWGWHEEWQAEYFRRKFNPNGRRVIEVEGHDAGVLVIEERPDELYLALIELLPGYQGRGIGTMIVTSLLDQAQNRGMPVTLDVLETNQPARRLYERLGFRLVGQKEHRQRMLRLPENEVENKA, via the coding sequence ATGTACACCCTTCGCCCGGCCACGGAGGCGGATTACGATTTTCTATACGCCTTACACTGCGCCGCCATTCGCGAGTACGTCGAGCCGATCTGGGGCTGGCATGAGGAGTGGCAGGCGGAGTACTTCCGCCGCAAATTTAATCCGAACGGCCGCCGGGTGATTGAAGTCGAAGGCCACGACGCCGGGGTATTGGTCATCGAAGAACGGCCGGACGAACTGTATCTGGCGCTGATTGAGCTGCTGCCGGGGTATCAGGGGCGCGGTATCGGCACGATGATCGTCACCAGCCTGCTAGACCAGGCTCAGAACAGGGGCATGCCGGTGACACTCGACGTGCTGGAAACCAACCAGCCCGCACGGCGGCTCTATGAACGATTGGGCTTTCGGTTGGTCGGGCAAAAAGAGCACCGTCAACGGATGCTCCGGTTACCCGAAAACGAAGTGGAGAACAAGGCATGA
- a CDS encoding ECF transporter S component has product MTRSIVSGTLYLLAGLIGLVALLFPFLRPAVQSLAPAATEATNVTPLLATLLVTLCLAVLMVELQGQAAGAKTVAALGIMVAATSTLRFIEVGIPGPGGFSPVFVPIILGGYVFGARFGYLLGAMTMLVSGIITGGIGPWLPYQMFTAGWLGLTAGWLPHPPGRRGEIVLLVGFGFVWGFLYGGIMNLYSWPYLAGDAQTTWTPGAGVADALRRYAAFYLATSLLWDAAAAIGNVILMAALGLPTVRALARFRGRFQFQVRPS; this is encoded by the coding sequence ATGACCCGTTCAATCGTCAGCGGAACGCTCTACTTGTTGGCGGGCCTCATTGGTCTGGTGGCGCTGCTATTCCCCTTCCTGCGCCCGGCCGTCCAATCCCTGGCGCCGGCCGCTACCGAGGCTACGAACGTGACGCCGCTGTTGGCGACGTTGCTCGTCACCTTGTGTCTGGCGGTGTTGATGGTGGAACTGCAAGGGCAGGCGGCCGGGGCCAAGACGGTGGCTGCTCTGGGGATCATGGTCGCCGCCACGTCAACGTTGCGCTTTATTGAGGTCGGCATCCCCGGCCCCGGCGGGTTTTCGCCCGTCTTCGTGCCCATCATCCTCGGCGGTTACGTTTTCGGGGCGCGGTTCGGCTATTTGCTGGGGGCCATGACGATGCTGGTGTCGGGTATCATCACCGGCGGGATAGGGCCGTGGCTGCCCTATCAGATGTTCACCGCCGGCTGGCTGGGTCTGACGGCCGGCTGGTTGCCCCACCCGCCGGGACGAAGGGGCGAGATCGTCCTGCTCGTCGGGTTTGGCTTCGTGTGGGGCTTCCTCTATGGTGGCATTATGAACCTTTACTCGTGGCCCTATCTGGCCGGCGACGCGCAGACGACGTGGACGCCGGGGGCGGGGGTCGCCGATGCTTTGCGCCGTTACGCGGCCTTCTATCTGGCGACCTCGCTGCTGTGGGATGCGGCCGCGGCCATCGGCAACGTCATCCTGATGGCCGCGTTGGGCTTGCCGACGGTGCGCGCGCTGGCCCGCTTTCGCGGCCGTTTCCAGTTCCAGGTGCGGCCATCGTGA
- a CDS encoding deoxynucleoside kinase, with translation MPTYFVTIAGNIGVGKSTLVSLLAGKLGWEPVMEAVAENPYLADFYADMNRWSFHSQIFFLVRRLQQHHTLLQQSGAILQDRSVYEDAEIFARNLYHQGYLSERDWNAYYELYVTLTRLLKPPDLVIYLRASTPTLRRRIEGRGREYERNIADPYLQDLNRLYDEWAAAFTLSPVLTVDTDNLDYVQYDEHLEQIWSRIYDRLHGRDYLALKELSQG, from the coding sequence ATGCCCACCTATTTTGTCACCATCGCCGGCAACATCGGCGTTGGTAAATCGACCCTCGTCTCTCTCCTGGCCGGGAAGCTTGGCTGGGAGCCGGTCATGGAAGCGGTGGCCGAGAACCCCTATCTGGCCGACTTCTACGCCGACATGAACCGCTGGAGCTTTCACTCCCAGATTTTCTTCCTGGTGCGGCGGCTCCAGCAGCATCACACCTTGTTGCAACAGTCCGGCGCCATCTTGCAAGACCGCAGCGTCTATGAGGACGCGGAAATCTTCGCCCGCAATTTGTATCATCAAGGCTATCTGTCTGAGCGGGACTGGAACGCTTACTACGAGTTGTATGTCACGCTGACCAGGCTGCTGAAGCCGCCCGATCTGGTCATCTATCTCCGCGCTTCGACGCCGACGTTGCGGCGGCGGATCGAAGGCCGCGGCCGCGAATACGAGCGCAACATCGCCGACCCCTATCTGCAAGACCTGAACCGGCTCTATGATGAATGGGCCGCCGCCTTCACCCTCAGCCCGGTGCTGACGGTGGATACCGACAACCTGGATTACGTGCAGTACGATGAGCACCTGGAGCAAATCTGGTCGCGCATCTATGACCGGTTGCACGGGCGCGATTATCTGGCCCTGAAGGAACTTTCCCAGGGTTAA
- a CDS encoding prenyltransferase/squalene oxidase repeat-containing protein, giving the protein MRTKLLRLMITLLMAGAAVVLSLHALQAAPPTPATTQQTADQPSAVKQAIYWMVREFQNDDGGYASSSAGANQADSTVSATLDAVLALSAAGYPAGAIFPGEPAAPLDYLTAHSDDVMAFAAENGGQAGKVVMALTAAAVDPRAFAGHDYVDALQAHYEPSGAYGVADPYKQAIAMLGVAAARETLPAAAAVWLEDQQADDGSWDDGFGTPRNADATALVIMALVAAGRPADSPAVEAAVDFLADTQLAKGWEYGSGFGANVNSTALVIQALSALGEPWVASTGAWVVDGQSPLAVLLGYQSASGAFQSDFGQGPFDDFYATVQAIPAVAGRPFPLPARLEAARAALSCVEGMQDDATGGWAPFAGNAVDAQGTSRAIQAIAALGEDPRAARWTTPGGTDAVEALAELTPDYLSGGRGGRVGIVMQGVVAAGPPAEVADFAGLNLPLLMSGYLSPTGEYDSTAFGIFAHGEAMLGLLAAEQPVAPSAVDVLLATQSDGDWGDPDSNGMALQVLGGLSIGGRTGTIAALRASQTVDGGWGFGGAVSPSSSAEVVQGLVAVGGNPFGPDWSRVVDGRLTNAADAVLAAQAGNGCWPNAFGPGDDPYSTADAILLLTRRPDWGFWDNYLPLVR; this is encoded by the coding sequence ATGCGTACGAAACTACTCAGGCTGATGATCACCTTGTTGATGGCCGGCGCGGCCGTCGTGCTGTCGCTCCACGCGCTGCAAGCCGCGCCCCCGACGCCGGCGACGACGCAACAGACGGCCGACCAGCCCAGCGCCGTCAAACAGGCCATCTATTGGATGGTGCGTGAATTCCAGAACGACGACGGCGGTTATGCGTCGTCTAGCGCCGGCGCCAACCAGGCCGATTCGACCGTCTCGGCCACGCTCGATGCCGTGCTGGCCCTCAGCGCCGCCGGTTATCCGGCGGGGGCCATCTTCCCCGGCGAGCCGGCCGCTCCCCTGGATTATCTGACCGCCCACAGCGACGATGTTATGGCCTTCGCCGCCGAGAACGGCGGCCAGGCGGGCAAGGTGGTTATGGCCCTCACGGCCGCGGCCGTCGATCCCCGCGCCTTTGCCGGTCACGATTACGTGGACGCGCTACAGGCCCACTATGAACCATCCGGCGCGTATGGCGTGGCCGACCCGTACAAGCAGGCCATCGCCATGCTGGGTGTGGCCGCCGCTCGCGAGACGCTACCGGCCGCGGCGGCGGTCTGGCTCGAAGACCAGCAGGCGGATGACGGCTCATGGGATGACGGCTTCGGCACACCCCGTAATGCCGACGCCACCGCCCTGGTGATCATGGCTCTGGTGGCCGCCGGGCGTCCGGCCGACAGCCCGGCGGTGGAAGCGGCGGTCGATTTCCTGGCCGATACGCAACTGGCGAAGGGGTGGGAGTATGGATCGGGCTTCGGAGCCAACGTCAACTCCACGGCGCTGGTGATTCAGGCGTTGAGCGCCCTGGGCGAGCCGTGGGTTGCGTCGACCGGCGCGTGGGTCGTGGATGGGCAATCGCCACTAGCGGTGCTACTCGGCTATCAGAGCGCGAGCGGGGCCTTCCAATCCGACTTCGGGCAGGGGCCGTTCGACGATTTCTATGCCACGGTGCAAGCGATCCCCGCTGTGGCCGGGCGGCCGTTCCCGCTGCCGGCCCGTCTGGAGGCCGCGCGCGCGGCCTTGAGTTGTGTGGAAGGGATGCAGGATGACGCCACCGGCGGCTGGGCGCCATTTGCCGGCAACGCGGTCGATGCTCAGGGCACGTCGCGGGCCATCCAGGCCATCGCCGCCCTGGGCGAGGATCCGCGGGCCGCACGCTGGACGACGCCGGGCGGCACGGATGCTGTCGAGGCGTTGGCGGAGTTGACCCCCGACTACCTGAGCGGCGGTCGGGGCGGCCGGGTGGGCATCGTCATGCAGGGTGTTGTCGCCGCCGGGCCGCCGGCCGAGGTGGCGGATTTTGCCGGCCTGAATTTGCCGCTGCTCATGTCGGGCTATCTCTCGCCGACGGGCGAATATGATTCCACCGCCTTCGGTATCTTCGCCCACGGCGAGGCGATGCTGGGCCTGCTGGCCGCCGAGCAGCCCGTCGCGCCGTCGGCCGTAGATGTGTTGTTGGCGACCCAATCCGACGGCGATTGGGGCGATCCCGATTCCAACGGCATGGCCCTGCAAGTATTAGGGGGGCTGTCGATTGGCGGCCGCACGGGGACAATAGCCGCGCTGCGGGCCTCTCAGACGGTCGACGGCGGCTGGGGGTTTGGCGGCGCGGTCAGCCCCAGCTCATCGGCCGAGGTCGTGCAAGGCCTGGTGGCCGTCGGCGGCAATCCCTTCGGCCCCGACTGGAGCCGCGTTGTCGATGGGCGGCTGACCAATGCCGCCGACGCCGTGCTGGCCGCGCAGGCCGGCAACGGCTGTTGGCCCAACGCCTTTGGTCCGGGCGACGATCCCTATTCGACCGCCGACGCGATCCTGCTGCTGACTCGCCGGCCGGATTGGGGTTTCTGGGACAATTACTTGCCGCTCGTGCGTTGA
- a CDS encoding class I SAM-dependent methyltransferase produces MSDFDDPAGTIRLNPVELHYDRFAEREWERLDRHRMEFAVTCRVLDEQLPPPPGRILDVGGGPGRYALYLTQLGYRVTLIDLSQRSLDLALEKATAAGIYLPPPLRGDATALPDRLEGAAEDFSGIFDAVLLMGPLYHLLAEAERLAAVREAYRALRPGGLIFASFITRFAPLRDVAIHSPRWIVDHPNRYRQMLNEGRNPAREDSAFPDSYFAHPDEIMPLMDAGGFRHLLLQGCEGILAGHEETVNAADDELWPAWVDLNYRLGREPSLWGAADHLLYVGAKPVPPPDETAGI; encoded by the coding sequence ATGAGTGATTTCGACGACCCGGCCGGCACGATTCGCCTCAACCCGGTCGAGCTACATTACGACCGCTTTGCCGAGCGCGAGTGGGAGCGCCTGGATCGGCATCGGATGGAGTTCGCAGTCACCTGCCGCGTGCTGGACGAACAGTTGCCGCCGCCGCCCGGTCGTATTCTCGACGTGGGCGGCGGGCCGGGCCGCTATGCGCTCTACCTGACCCAACTTGGTTACCGCGTGACGCTGATCGATCTGTCGCAGCGTTCGCTCGATCTGGCACTGGAAAAGGCCACCGCCGCCGGTATCTACCTGCCGCCGCCCCTTCGCGGCGACGCGACGGCGCTGCCGGATCGGCTGGAGGGGGCGGCCGAGGATTTTTCCGGCATCTTCGATGCGGTGCTGCTCATGGGGCCGCTGTATCATCTGTTGGCTGAAGCCGAGCGCCTGGCGGCCGTACGCGAAGCCTACCGCGCCTTGCGACCCGGCGGGTTGATCTTCGCCTCGTTCATTACCCGCTTTGCTCCCCTGCGCGACGTTGCCATCCATTCGCCGCGCTGGATTGTCGATCATCCCAACCGCTACCGGCAGATGCTCAATGAGGGCCGCAACCCCGCCCGCGAGGATAGCGCCTTCCCCGATTCCTACTTCGCCCATCCCGACGAAATCATGCCCCTCATGGATGCCGGCGGCTTTCGCCACCTGTTGCTCCAGGGCTGCGAGGGCATTCTGGCCGGCCACGAGGAAACGGTCAACGCGGCCGACGATGAACTGTGGCCGGCCTGGGTCGATCTGAACTATCGCCTGGGGCGCGAGCCGTCGTTGTGGGGCGCGGCCGATCATCTCCTTTATGTCGGCGCGAAACCTGTGCCACCGCCGGATGAGACCGCCGGCATTTGA
- a CDS encoding energy-coupling factor transporter transmembrane component T: protein MSTFDARAWLVWLLAGGLLAIVAGNPLYLLLLLLISRIVALACAPLTGGGWRFPFWRVSLMILLFSTLFNMLTAHIGQTTLATLPAGWPLIGGPLTLEAALFGFVNGLRLITLLSFFLAFNAIVPVSELAGLTPRALHELGLVMLIAITYVPETARQFQRIREAQAIRGHRLSGLRDWQPVVIPLLIAGLERALNLSETMVARGYGSTVQVATPLRARLLLLLGLLLALAGALRLLWNTADGWWLLAGAALAIGGAYVVLSRLAQRSHYRPRRWRGGDTLLLLGALLPLLLMLPWPWWGRAVWGYSPYPRFAPPPFQLGAGLALLGLAVPALLALRGEEPSEVMV from the coding sequence GTGAGCACATTCGACGCCCGCGCCTGGCTCGTCTGGTTGTTGGCCGGAGGTCTGCTGGCGATTGTGGCCGGCAACCCGCTCTATCTTCTCTTGTTGTTGCTCATCTCGCGGATCGTGGCCCTGGCCTGCGCGCCACTGACGGGCGGCGGCTGGCGCTTCCCATTCTGGCGGGTCAGTCTGATGATCCTGCTCTTTTCGACGCTGTTCAACATGCTCACCGCCCACATCGGCCAGACGACGCTGGCGACGCTGCCGGCCGGTTGGCCGCTCATCGGCGGCCCGCTCACGCTGGAGGCGGCCCTCTTCGGCTTTGTGAACGGGCTGCGCCTCATCACGTTGCTGTCGTTCTTCCTGGCCTTCAACGCCATCGTGCCCGTCAGCGAGTTGGCGGGGCTGACGCCACGCGCCTTGCACGAGCTGGGCCTGGTCATGTTGATCGCCATCACCTACGTGCCCGAAACGGCGCGCCAATTCCAGCGCATCCGCGAGGCGCAGGCCATCCGCGGCCATCGCCTCAGCGGCCTGCGCGATTGGCAGCCGGTGGTGATTCCCCTGTTGATCGCCGGTCTGGAGCGCGCGCTCAACCTATCGGAGACGATGGTCGCCCGCGGCTATGGCTCCACAGTGCAGGTGGCGACGCCGTTGCGCGCCCGGCTGCTGTTGCTGCTGGGCTTGTTGTTGGCGCTGGCCGGGGCGCTGCGGCTGCTATGGAATACGGCCGACGGCTGGTGGTTGTTGGCCGGCGCGGCGTTGGCCATCGGCGGGGCCTACGTTGTGCTGAGCCGGCTGGCGCAACGCAGCCATTACCGGCCGCGCCGCTGGCGCGGCGGGGACACGCTGCTTCTCCTTGGGGCGCTCCTGCCGCTGCTTTTGATGTTGCCGTGGCCGTGGTGGGGCCGGGCGGTGTGGGGCTATTCGCCCTATCCGCGGTTCGCGCCGCCGCCGTTTCAGTTGGGGGCCGGTCTGGCCTTGTTGGGGTTGGCCGTCCCGGCCCTGTTGGCGCTACGCGGTGAGGAACCGAGCGAGGTGATGGTATGA